From a region of the Acidobacteriota bacterium genome:
- a CDS encoding tetratricopeptide repeat protein produces the protein MSDTLDDRIHSEVTRLSEQGNAASEAGDYEKSLALFRQALKLLPKPIQRWDAGGWLMTAIGDTHFLKGDYAAAASALKEALEFPKTLGNPFVHLRLGESVYELGESARAADELTRAYMGGGEELFDGEDPKYFRFLKTKIRTELPKSKR, from the coding sequence ATGAGCGACACGCTGGACGATCGGATTCACTCGGAAGTGACGCGCCTCAGTGAACAGGGGAACGCGGCGAGTGAGGCCGGGGACTACGAGAAGAGCCTGGCGCTATTTCGGCAAGCGCTCAAGCTCCTACCGAAGCCGATTCAGCGGTGGGATGCCGGTGGTTGGCTGATGACAGCCATCGGCGATACCCATTTCCTAAAGGGCGACTACGCCGCTGCAGCAAGTGCGCTCAAGGAGGCGCTGGAGTTTCCGAAAACGCTTGGAAATCCCTTCGTGCATCTACGGCTCGGTGAGAGCGTGTACGAACTCGGGGAGAGTGCTCGAGCGGCTGACGAGCTCACGCGGGCCTACATGGGAGGGGGCGAGGAGCTTTTCGACGGTGAAGATCCAAAGTATTTTCGTTTCTTGAAGACCAAGATACGCACCGAGCTGCCGAAGTCGAAGCGATGA
- a CDS encoding transposase, translating into MTRPLRLEHAGAVWHVTSRGNERKELFRGQADCERFISILARTVTLFQWRLHAYVLMGNHYHLLLETPAPTLSRGMRQLNGIYTQAFNRRHRRAGHLLQGRFKAILVEKEAHLLELCRYVVLNPVRAGLVRSARDWKWSSYRATSAEEPAPEWLETRWTLRNFGRETSQAVRRYRKFVAEGVGAAESPWQAVRAQVYLGGDEFLEEVRQRLKARPMAKGIPRRQVEPLEVDPLVAATAVAKVLGSGLEEMKRRPRVLIRERRLTAWALKSFGMVPLDGIGKALGVGVAQASALAAAGDTETLTASLRDRIEKAVRE; encoded by the coding sequence ATGACTCGCCCACTCCGACTCGAGCATGCCGGCGCCGTCTGGCACGTGACTTCGCGCGGTAATGAGCGGAAAGAACTGTTCCGCGGCCAGGCGGATTGCGAGAGATTCATCTCAATTCTCGCTCGGACGGTGACGCTCTTTCAGTGGCGGCTGCATGCATACGTGCTGATGGGCAACCACTACCACCTTCTGCTCGAAACGCCCGCCCCGACACTCTCGCGCGGGATGCGCCAACTGAACGGCATCTACACCCAGGCCTTCAATCGCCGCCACCGCCGCGCCGGGCACCTTCTTCAGGGTCGTTTCAAGGCGATCCTCGTGGAAAAGGAGGCCCATCTCCTCGAGCTGTGTCGATACGTCGTGCTGAACCCCGTGCGAGCGGGTCTGGTGCGATCCGCTCGGGACTGGAAATGGAGCAGCTACCGGGCGACCTCGGCAGAAGAACCCGCGCCTGAATGGCTCGAAACCCGCTGGACGCTCCGCAACTTCGGTCGCGAGACGTCGCAGGCCGTGCGGCGCTACCGGAAGTTCGTCGCGGAGGGCGTCGGCGCAGCCGAGTCGCCATGGCAGGCCGTGCGAGCACAGGTCTACCTGGGCGGAGACGAATTCCTCGAGGAGGTGCGGCAGCGCCTGAAGGCACGCCCAATGGCGAAGGGGATCCCTCGCCGTCAGGTGGAACCGCTCGAGGTAGATCCCCTTGTGGCGGCGACGGCCGTGGCAAAAGTCCTTGGAAGCGGGCTCGAGGAGATGAAGCGGAGGCCGCGAGTTCTCATTCGAGAGCGGCGTCTTACGGCCTGGGCTCTCAAGAGCTTCGGGATGGTGCCGCTGGACGGAATCGGAAAGGCGCTTGGAGTGGGAGTCGCGCAGGCTTCGGCGCTGGCGGCCGCCGGGGACACCGAAACCCTCACCGCTTCGCTCCGTGACAGGATCGAGAAGGCGGTGAGGGAGTGA